GGAGTTTGAGCACCCCAGAGCTGCCGATGGTCTTTGTCACAAATGCCGCATACACCCCAGGGAAGCCCCCCAGTTCATCGATGAATAACCCCGTGTCTTCTGCTATCAGGGGCTTGTTTGCCAAAGCAAAGGTTTCGTCAGCGGCTCGTGTTACTATCTCGCTGACGTCATTCGACTGGACCTCCGCCCCTTTTGCAGTCAGGCGCTTCAGTGTTATCTCATACGCCTTGAGAATATCGCTCGCTTCGCGGAACTTGCCTTCGTTCGATGTGGCAAACCAGATCGTGTGCTTCACAATATTCCAGTGCAGGTTTGAAATATAAGGCACATACCAAGCACGCTCTCAAGTTCTGGACAGTTGCATCTATGAAACCAAAAAATGTCCTCGGGACGGAGCCTGTGCGCCCCGACGGTGGTCCTGGAACGCGTGGTCCGGCTCTCGAGCTCCAGAACGGCCGACTCCGGGTCCCTTCCGAGGCCCGGCGCAACGCCGCCCATGCCGCTCACGGCCAGTCCTTTCCGCCGGCGGATCCCTGGCACCGCCACCAAAGACGGGTCGTGCCCGCCAGTGCCGGCTTTCGCGACCGGCTCGCTTTACCTTTCGGCAAGCAGGTGACAGGCACCTTCGGGATGCCCGCCCGAGACAAAACAAAGGGGGTCAGTATCTATTTAACACCTGATACTGGCTTTTATGCTGTACTGCAGCTGAGATATGTGAAGGGCAAAACAATAGTTGTATCAGACTTCGACGACACTCTCATGTTTTCCGCGAGAGCGGTTGCCGAAGCAGCTGAGAACATTACAGGAATCAGGATGACAAGGAAAGAAGTACGGGCTTTGACTCAGCCGTTGAAGGGGTCTATCTATCAGGTGGCAAAGATAGATTACAACCATCTCTTCTCCCCTAACCGAGATGCGATAGAGTATGTTAAGGAGTGTAAGAGGAATGGGTGCGACATAGTGGTTCTCAGCGCTGGCTTGGTCGACTTCTCAGACCAGGTGCGTGATCTGCTGGGGGAGTATGGCGTACCCTATGACAGGCTGGTGTTGAGGGAGAGCCCGCAAAGCAGTGATGAAGCCTGGAAGAAGATGATGGTCGCATCCCTGGCTGACGGGTACTCGAAAGTGATACTCCTGGAAGATAAGGCGGAAAACATAGACATCATGGTCGAGGCGCTTGCCGGGAAAGTCGTAGAGAGTTACCTGATTGATGAGAATGGTATGGAGCAATACATTCCGACGGCTCGTTCCTGAGCCTGGTACCTGTTGACGCCTGGCATGCAATAGTGCGTTTTAAGGGCTCTCACAATTTCTAATCGTGCTAGCAGAATCTGAAGCTGCTGACAGGAAGGCAGGCGCTTTTTGCCCTTCTTGTCACCATCCACGCCATACGGGCAAGATGTGCCATGCTGCCACTCCGATCCAGTATTATGTCACCCCCCTTACCCATCCTCTTGACCAAGACTACATCCAATGCGGCTGTT
This genomic stretch from Nitrososphaerota archaeon harbors:
- the rdgB gene encoding RdgB/HAM1 family non-canonical purine NTP pyrophosphatase, with the protein product MKHTIWFATSNEGKFREASDILKAYEITLKRLTAKGAEVQSNDVSEIVTRAADETFALANKPLIAEDTGLFIDELGGFPGVYAAFVTKTIGSSGVLKLLEGRKSKAHFVTAVAYKDRTSTRVFTGVLDGTIITSARGDNGFGFDPIFMPAGYRETLAQMTSGEKNAISHRSRALNFFGRWYKTSKK